The Nothobranchius furzeri strain GRZ-AD chromosome 17, NfurGRZ-RIMD1, whole genome shotgun sequence nucleotide sequence TGTATATTTCTTGGGTTTTTAAGTTGTTTTGTTATTACAGAATGGTATACAGTGAGGAACACAAGTATTTGAACACCCAGCGATttagcaagttctcccacttaggtctgaaattcacattgtaagtgcattcccactgtgagagacagCATTTGAAAAAATCCAGGCaatcacattgtatgatttttaaataatttatttgcatTGTACTGCTGCACATcagtatttgaacacctggcaGTCAGTATGAATTCTGGCTCTCAAAGACTTGTTACCATGCCTTTTAAAAAGTCCACCTCTGCTCCAATTAATAATATGAATTATTAGCACCTGTCTGAGcttgttaaagacacctgtccaccacACAGTCGGTCAGACTCAACCATGgacaagaccaaagagctgtcaaaaGACACCAGAGACAAAATTGTGAGCCCACATGGCTGGAAAGCACTACGGGGCAATTGCCCAGCAGCTTGGTGAAAATAGACCAACTGTTGGAGCAAATGTTATGGAAGAGGCTAAAGACGACTGTCAGTCTCCGTCCattggggctccatgcaagagctCACCTGGTGGTGTGTTAATCAGCCAAGAGCTACACGATAGGAGTTGGTCAtttacacacaaaaaaataaaaaataaaaaactgggaCTACAGTTTCAAAGGTCACTGTTGGCAGAACGCTATGCCATCATGGTTTAACATCATGCATTGCGCAAATAGTTCCTCTGCTTAAGCCATCACATGTCCATGCCCGTCTAAGGTTTGCCAATGACCATctagatgatccagaggaggcgtGGGAGAAAGGCATGTAGTCAGATGAGACAGAAATAGAACTTTTTGGTCTAAACTCTTCTTGCTGTGTTAGAAGGAAACAGAAGAATGAGTGGCATACCAAGAACGCCATccttactgtgaagcatggggtggaaacatcatgctttgggggtgcTTTTCTGCCAAGGGGACATGATTACTGCACTGTAGTAAGGAGAGGATGAATGGGGccaccatgttttttttttttttttttttgagcaaCAACCTCCTTCCCTCAGTAAGAGCACTGAAGACGGGTCGTGGCTGGGTCAGCAGCACACAGCCAGGATAACCAAGTTgtggctccataagaagcatATCAAGGTTCTGGATCTAGAGGAGATCTGTGGAGGAGCGGGCCAGAATCCCTGTTGcattgtgtgcaaacctggtcaagACCTACCAGAAACATTTGACATCTGCAATTGCAAACAAAGACTTCTGCACCAAATATTACCACAGATTTcctcaggtgttcaaatacttgtgTGCAGTAGTGCAATACAAATGCATTCTTTAAAAACCATACCATGCTATtttccttttttaaaatgtttacttTCACAGTGGGAATGCTCCTACAATCTGAATTTCAGAtccctccatgatttctaagtgggagaacttgcaaaattgccgggtgttcaaatacttatgttgcTCACTGTATGCGATACCCTGCATTTGAGTTTCATAAACGTTTATGACTAAAAATGTGTTTGGAAGCAGAggagacaggtgtttcacagaggTGTGGACAAGAGTATTGACGACGCTCCATCAGAACCACGGGACTTTCTCTTGTTGAAGGACTGGAAATCTTTCTGAATTTCCACAAATGTTTTGTTCTTTGTTTCAGGAACAACAAAGAAAATGTAGATTGCCACCAAAGAGCAGACCATCAGGAAGACCAGGAAACAGTACTGCTGGAACCCGAGCTGTGAAAATGAAAgaaacaaacattcacacactaatTCTGGATTTATACCTTTCAgccaaaacattttaaaacaaagacTTGCTTTCTAATAAATATGAAAACTGACCACAATGAAAGGGAAGATCAAGCCGATGAAGAAGAAGCTGAGCCAGTTTATTGATCCTGAGATCATGAACGCAGCAGGACGTGCAGTTTGAGTGAACAGCTCAGCGGTCAAGATGTTAGTCACGCCACCTTCACCAAAAAACCCCAATAAATCAGTGAAACGACTGGACATGGAGGAGAAAGGTTCCTGCTTTAGCCACCTACCTGGTCCTAAACCAAAACTCAAGATGAAGGCAAAAACACAGGCCATGCTCAGGTAGGGAAAAATTGGGCTGACATCCTGAGAGGAGGTGAGAGACTGTTATTAAGATACATAAATGAAACTCTTTGGTTCAGATCTGTGTTGTTAATGTTTCTTACCTGGAACGTGAGAGTCAGAGTGAATAAAATGCAGCAGACACTCATCAGTATGTACCCTCCTGTGATGAGCACTTTCCTTCCCAGACACTCAATCAGCAAACCCTGAGAAACGCGAGAAGTTGCAAGAGCAAACACAAGAGCTTATAACTAGTCCAACCTCTAACAAAAATGACAAAAACCATCATAAATGTCTGCAAAGCATTTATTTTGTTAAGTCAGTCTTTTACCATATTTGTGGAAATCACAGACCAGATGTTTCCTGTCCTTTAAAACGTGTTcataaaataagaaaaatattTACAAGAGCACATGAAAGTTTCTACTTTAGCTCAGCTCATCTGAGAATAAGTTCAGATCCAACTCTCTTTTCAGCCTTTTGCCTTAAAAAGAAGATTCCTCTGGATTATCTGACCACGCCATGTTCCAAAGATGATTTTATGTAACAGAACGATGTCAGTTCATGTTATAATAACATCATTATGGTGAAAAACATTTCACTGACTTATTTTTTAAAGATCATGTGCCTTTTTCCATCATTACCCCACTGAGACTTAGCAAAACAATCCTTTCAAATATAAGTTAACTACTGTCCTGTTagcgttaacacacacacacacacacacacacacacacacgtatatacatatatatatatatatctatacatacatacgtacatacatacatacatacacacacacacacacacacacacacacacacacacacacacacacacacacacacacacacacatatgtatatacatatatacatacacacacacacacatatgtatatacaaacatacatacatacatacatacatacatacatacatacaacacacacacacacacacacacacacacacacacacacacacacacacatgtatatacatacatacatacatacatacatacatacatacatacatacatacaacacacacacacacacacacacacacacacacacacacacatatgtatatacatatatacatacacacacacacatatgtatatacatacatatgtgtgtgtgtgtatgtatatacatatatacatacacacacacacatatgtatatacatacatacatacatacatacatacatacaacacacacacacacacacacacacacacacacacacacacacacacacacacacacacatatgtatatacatatatacatacacacacacacacacatatgtatatacatacatatgtgtgtgtatgtatatacatatatacatacacacacacacacatatgtatatacatacatacatacatacatacatacaacacacacacacacacgcacacacacacacacacacacacacacacacacacacacacacacacacacacacacatatgtatatacatatatacatacacacacacacacatatgtatatacatacatatgtgtgtgtgtatgtatatacatatatacatacacacacacacatatgtatatacatacatacatacatacatacatacatacatacatacatacatacatacatacatacatacatacatacatacatacatgaaaTGTGGCAGTGATTGTTTCTCCCCTAAATAAAACCTGTAACCCCAAAATGAAAAGCACCAGATTTACTTACACATGTTAGTGCAGTGATGCATTCACAGGCACCTGTGCCGACAGTTGCATATGGTATTCTCTCACTAGGAATACCTGACTGTCTGAACACATAGTCTGCGTAAAAGTAAATCTGAAGAGAatgaagacagaaagacaaaaacagaGTAAAATGATCTTTTTCTAAAGATGTAGTTTTGAGGTTTTTGCTGTGAGTGACTTTGTACGTACAGCGTTGATGCCGTTTAACTGCTGTGCCATGTTGAGCAACACGATGGTGAGAAGCTGCCAGCGCACACTGCCATCAGAAAAGAGTTCCCAAGGTTTCCTGGCGTGGAAACCTACCAAGTTATTCCTCTCTTTCTTGATATCCTCCAACGCAGCATCACACTCAGATAAACCATGCAGCTGCCTCAGGGCTGCAGGCGGGAAAACACATGACACAGAGGTTAaaatcctcagtagacaccattCTTCTCATCTGATCAGGCTGCAAGGGGGCTGACATTTATGATCCAGTCAAAAGTTTGCCAGCATTAAACCAGTTCTCTTCACACTTGGAGCGTGATCAGAGTGAGCTCACATGCTCGAACAGACAAGCATCAACAAATGTCCCTGCCTCCAGCAGTGTGGATTGTGGTCAGTGGACTGCGCTTATTATGGACTTTTATGGTCTGATGAAAGAAATTCACTCTAAAATCCACATTGACCATTTTTTTACCGCATGCACACAGTCTTTTATGCACGTTCATGCGCGCATAAATGAAATCAGTGTAGATTTGGAGTTCTTGTCGAAAGGTTTTGGTATGTAGAGAAGccaggaataaataaataaataaataaacaaacaaacaaacaaacaaacaaataaataaataaataaataataaatgcaaCTGCTATGCAAATGTACCTTTTTTACATCCCTCATCATCCCCTTTATCAATGAGCAA carries:
- the LOC107393950 gene encoding solute carrier family 2, facilitated glucose transporter member 11 isoform X2; the protein is MSNEFMSEYEPLLIKGIKDKKRLKLPNKSLPLAVFAACVGGTFQYGYNISIINGPTKYVQNFINHTWMERYHTNISENGLTLLWSTIVSIFTLGGLIGVSIGGTLSVRLGRKGTLLTNNIFSLTAALLMGLSSTAGSFELLIIGRLLCGVNAGIALCVQPLYLGEIAPTALRGATGMGTSVFITGGILTGQVMGLKEVLGKEEYWPILLSTTFIPAVLQLIILPWFPESPRYLLIDKGDDEGCKKALRQLHGLSECDAALEDIKKERNNLVGFHARKPWELFSDGSVRWQLLTIVLLNMAQQLNGINAIYFYADYVFRQSGIPSERIPYATVGTGACECITALTCGLLIECLGRKVLITGGYILMSVCCILFTLTLTFQDVSPIFPYLSMACVFAFILSFGLGPGGVTNILTAELFTQTARPAAFMISGSINWLSFFFIGLIFPFIVLGFQQYCFLVFLMVCSLVAIYIFFVVPETKNKTFVEIQKDFQSFNKRKSRGSDGASSILLSTPL
- the LOC107393950 gene encoding solute carrier family 2, facilitated glucose transporter member 11 isoform X1, giving the protein MSSSSTPQECASGCNPTPPEAKVMCCTLQLQSAAIGRAGHAVNGLFKHGFTASSGTNLNEGSMESKKELPNKSLPLAVFAACVGGTFQYGYNISIINGPTKYVQNFINHTWMERYHTNISENGLTLLWSTIVSIFTLGGLIGVSIGGTLSVRLGRKGTLLTNNIFSLTAALLMGLSSTAGSFELLIIGRLLCGVNAGIALCVQPLYLGEIAPTALRGATGMGTSVFITGGILTGQVMGLKEVLGKEEYWPILLSTTFIPAVLQLIILPWFPESPRYLLIDKGDDEGCKKALRQLHGLSECDAALEDIKKERNNLVGFHARKPWELFSDGSVRWQLLTIVLLNMAQQLNGINAIYFYADYVFRQSGIPSERIPYATVGTGACECITALTCGLLIECLGRKVLITGGYILMSVCCILFTLTLTFQDVSPIFPYLSMACVFAFILSFGLGPGGVTNILTAELFTQTARPAAFMISGSINWLSFFFIGLIFPFIVLGFQQYCFLVFLMVCSLVAIYIFFVVPETKNKTFVEIQKDFQSFNKRKSRGSDGASSILLSTPL